From Pochonia chlamydosporia 170 chromosome Unknown PCv3seq00019, whole genome shotgun sequence:
AGGAGATGTGTATCTTTGACTGCGTTCTTTGAAGGCTCTCGGCGAGCCGTGAGCTGTATAACGAGTAGTTCGAGTTAATATAGCCCATAGCCTGCTTTCGATCGGTGATGAGAAGGTCTCTAACGGCTGGATTACATGCAAGAGCCAGGTCTCGTAGCTCAGAGTACTCAACTGCCGAAAAGGGCAGTCTTCGCCTTGTGAGAAGTCCTACAACTGCCTCAATATAGGCTTGCTTATTAAAACAGTTGCGCAGAGCAGCTTGCGAAGGACGAGAGACGATATAGCGATCAATATCACCAAACGAAATGCCCGAGGCTAATGGGCTAGATGGAGGGCCAGGCTCAGGCTCGCTTACCCTCATAAGGGCCTGGTGAACCGTTCCTGCATGGTGTATGGCGTTTCCAGGCACTCGATTCGACCACGGTGGTTTTTGACAGTGAAGGCAAACGTAAGCACGGTGCCCCTTGGTCTTCCTGCGCTTCGGGCCAGTCTCAAGTTGGAGGTGTTTGTCGGGATATTCTATAGCGAAAAAGGTGTTAAAATTCCAAGAAAGCTTCGATGCAAATGAGCCGATAGAAGAGTTTGAGACTGAGGTCCCAGAAGCCTGAGAAGCCATAGATGTCAATGAGCACCAGATCAGTTAATCCATGCAATACATTGATTGCTTTAAGATCGAGCCTCTGTGTTAGTTTTCCATCGAAACAATCGGAACCTCGCGGAAGGCCTCACTGTTGtttgcttcaacaagcaaatgCCTTCGCACTGTCCATCTAGACCTAAGGAAGAATGAAAGgagagcaagctcgaggccgCGTTCTAAGGTTGGCGCTCGGTAACCTAACAACGCGAAATTAAGCGAAATTAGCTAATtaaacaacaccagactggtccAAGTACTGTAGCTCCCGAGACTCGGCTCGCAGTCAGCTGGCTGGCACCGCCGCACCTGCCGGTTGCATACCAGTGGTATGACAGCCCCCCTCCGGGCTTATATGAATATATATGAATATGCATGAATATGAAATCCTAAGTacatattcatattcacgCAATATATGagtgtgaatatgaatataTTCATGCATATTCATATAAGGCCTTATTTGAATATTCATATAGCCATGTCTGGTTTCCAACTGGATCTTCACCATTCGAGACTCCTCTAACCTTGCGGCAAGTTAACAAGCTAGCCAACAACATTATGGAAGCTGTCGACGAATTCCCAGACTTAATGGCTTCAATAGCTACTGATATAGATCGATATGTTCGGGGGACGCTTGCCATGAGCACGGAGCTAGTGCAAACAAAGAGAGATCTAGGGCgcaccaagttggccgagaCGGTGGCTAAGCGGCGAAGGGCAATGAAGAATAAGTCCTTACAGACAGGAGGAGTGCTTACAGTGGCAGAAGGCCGGCGTATGGTGCAGCGAAGGGTTGACGCAgatctggcggcggcaaggcaACGTGTGCAAGCAGCGGAACAACGGGCGCGCAATGGATACAAGCGGTGGTTTGAAgcaactgccaaggaagctcGTAAGTGGAGGACATCTGGGAGGCTAGAACCAGCGGCAGTTTATGAAACGGACCGCCGTTGTAGGTTGTTGAAGCGATTCTAATAAAAAATGTTGGAATTCTGGTTATattggtggtctggttattttggtggccagcaccatctttaggtggtgcgagcTTGCGAGTTCccaataaagtggggcgtggcacgagtacAGACCTCTGATTTCCGATCTCTAGCTCGTGGCTCGGTAGTGCTCGAGGCAGGGACAGTGCCCTGTATGACTTTTCATGTCTCTTTATCAGTGCACAGCATCGATGGGGCGATCTCTCTAAAAATGCCCCGTGAGCCCCTCGCGGTGACCAATCAAAATCGGTGCCTTATCCTGATATCAGGATAAGGGCGATGGCTTTATCCGATATCCGATATATATCATACCGGATATAGCAGGATAGCAGAGATTATATCAGGATAGCATATCAGGATAGGCAAGTCTGCTTGGCTCGGGAACCATGTGCGGTGTACTATTGGGATTGACAACGTGGGTGGCTGCGAATTTCGTTCTCGACACAATGTGCAAATGTCTCATTTCCAAAGCAAGCTTGGCAATGTATCGTTCAGTTTTGAAGCGCCAGAGCCCTCATGTAGTAAATGCAGCGTAGTatcatttttgtttttcttgtcaTTGCAAGCTTTGCTGCTCATCCCGTAATTCCAATACAAGTCGTATGTATGACCGAAATCGCCGGGTTGGTCCGGTCAAACCGGTGTTGACCGGATTTTGCCGGAGATGAAACCCAAGACATGATCATTGGGTTCTTTGAGTGGATTCACTTATCCCCAATTGGTTATCGTTCAGGGAGAAGTCAATTTTGAGCAACCCACTTCTCAAATGATAGGGGTGTACGGTCCTTTCGTGTGGCTGAATAGTGGAGCAAAGTACCTGCATGTTTTGGGGTAGATCGCCGTCTCCAAGTTCTTCAGGCATATCTCTCACGTGGTCGTGAGCTTTCCGCTTATGCCCCCCCACATACAGGTcggtttcaatgttcccatgCATTCTAATGTCTGACTGACCCACCAACCCTCATAAACGCTCTTCACATCGTTGAAACCATTTCAGGATACAAGCAAGGCACTCGATGAAAGCACTTCGATATCCGAGAGCTTCTGTCATTGAAATCGATCCTAAGCACATTTGAAAAAATGGAGGACGAATCTTCGGAGCCAAAAGCTCGCAATGCCTGCAGTCTGTCATGTTCAGTTcttgccttggtcttggttcCACGTCCCGCTAACGGTCCGTAGTTAACTGTCGTAGGCAGAAGATGAAATGCAGAATGGAGACAGGCAACACCTGTCGCAGATGTCAACGCGCTGGACTGCCTTGTATTTTCGTGCCGCGTGCCAATGCGTCCGCGTTGATGGTCCCGGCATCTCTCCCACTCAGGGAATTACAATCGTTAGATGTAACAAGAGATCTGCTCCAAAGAGTCAAAGCTATTGAGGACCATCTGGGTTTAAGCAGTATTCCAAAGCAAATAAACCAGGAGCCAAAGGTTGGAGAAATTGTAGAGCCGTGGTACGACGACGAACCCCTGGATAAGCTCTGGGAGGCGTCTGCAGTGTTGGAAAGATGTGTTCCCGGGCCACGAGATGGCCCGCATTGGCGAAGAAGCAATATAAGGCACCTCTGGAAAACGTAAGAACAACTCGTAGCCACCAGACTACGGTATAACCTGGTTAACAATGATTACAGATTCCACGACAAGATGCCTGGACTTCACTTTttgccaagcaagcaaaagtTTTCTTCTCCCGGGCCGATTCTTCTTGCGGCTATGCTTTACTGCTCAAGTGTCCGTGGTGCTCCGGAGCACGCAGCTATTGCACCTGGATACTTCACAATCTTATGCTGTGCCATCTCGCAACTTAGCATACCTTGTAGTGAGATTGGCCTGCCTCTCACAAGCCTGGAAGGGGCTGAAGAGTATGCTTTTCAGGTGGTGCTAGGGCTCGTTCTTGCCGGACTCTTGAATGAGGGCAACATTCGCGAAATGGGGATATGGATATCCATCGCATACAGACTGTTACTGGAGCACTGCCCTCCCCAAGTTGATGAGAGACACTGTGACTGGCGGAGATTATTCAACGGCGTGCAGATAGTCGACCTGGAGGTTGCGTCACTACATCTGTCTTCACCAGTCATCCCAATAGAGCCGCCTCTTGCTGTGTTGCAAGTTTCACACAGAGATCAGCTGTACCGCCTCTCCCGCATGATGCACACCGGCCTGTCGCATTTCTCCGGGCGCGGCTTGCCAACGATATGGTCTTGTTTTTCCGGCGATGTTACTGACACTAACTCTTCGCCTGACCCATTCAGCcctgttgatgctgctgtcatCCGCGACTGGGCCAGAAATCTGGATGATTGGCTGGTTAAATTCACAAAGACTGGTGATGACTTGGATTCACAGAGAAAGACCGTCTTTCGGCAGTATATCCTCCATCGATTAGTCGTTTTGTCAATCTATCACCCTGCCAAGAGCTGCAACCTGCGTTCGAGTAGCATTTCACTGAATGAACAACATGAATTACTTGTTTCGGCCCGGGCTACTCTGAAGCTACACTACAATGACAAGTCCATATGGTCAAATTGGGACTTGGTGATTATATCTTGGGCTGCTTTAATTGTCATCCACGGCATTGAGGCAGGTGTTGGCGAGTCAGATGGTGAGTTGTTTTACCGTGCTCTACAGTGAGAAGTTTCATGTCTAATACTCTGCCAGATTTGCGAAACATTTGGGTCCATCTGGACATTCTTCAGGACACCAACGAGCCGATTCCAAACCTGCGTACAAAGCTGGCGGCTATTCTAGAGCAGAACATACAGAGGCTGCACACGCTAAGCCCTTCTGTAACGAATCACATGCTAATGCAACCGTTGAATTCCGGCATGAACCTTGATTATTCCTGGCAGATCTTTGACCAAGCAATCATGTCCGAAGTCATGGATCCGTTTTGGCTCAGGACAGCGGAAATACAGCCCAATATCCAATAAAGTTACGCTAGTTTTGTTCATAGCATAATACACGCTACCCCGGACGAGTAGCTAATACGGGGAGTTACGAATCTTGAAACAATTACTAAAGCATTATTCTCCCCAAAACCCACCTCCTCAGTCTACTTGCTTATACTCATGAAGCCAAATACAGCGCCAGCACCCAGTGTATTCAAACGCCCCGCCGTTGCCTAGCCGTGCCTCGCCTGCGAATTCTAGGTGTCAAGCCCGGCCTAGCCTCAGGGGATGATCAACGCTATCCTGCCTCGACAAAGGGGGTGGCtaggctgggctgggcttgtGTAAATTAGGTGGCGCACGCTCCCAGTAGATCATTTGTGACTTGCTTTGCCACCTATTTCCTAGAGCAATCTATGTACCTTTTtcatcttgaccttgttgtGTGATGTGGAAATGGGATGGTTTTCCCCTATCGTCAACATATCtattccatcaacaccaccaatatGGCTTCTGCCACCGAACCAGATAGTGACAACGGCTCCGAATTAACTACCCTTTATTCTGGTGACACGCCAACTCTCCCTGGCCAAGAACAACCTTCAATTAGGGCTCTTTTTGAAGCTCATGACGACGCGGCCTACGACCTAGCTGTGGCCCAAATACCACGGGACCACCGAGTACAGATCAAAGGGATATGGTACGTGCGGTATGAACCATATCGTCATAGACGGTCCCGCCGTTCAGCTTGGTATTGGGATAAGGAGCAGGCCGAAGAGTTGATCCGGACATCTAAAGGTAAGTACTTCCTTACAGTTCATATGAATACATACTTACATTTGCAGGTTTGGATAATAGTGGAAAAGAACAACGAAACAACGAAACCGCAAGATCTGGAAGTGTAAGCACTGCAACGAAGTCCAATTTGCAAACGAAAACTCCCAAAATAAACCGACCCACCTCCGTGTTCATGGGATCACCAAGCACGGCCGGAAGACCCCTCGTGACTGGTTCCAAAGGTCCTCCTTGTAGACTTGATAATTTCAGTGCTGGATAGACACGctatgaaactgaaactcaccccagtttcagtttcatgAAACCGGACACTGGTAtagtttcagtttcatatgaaCCAGTTTCggtttcatatgaaactgtattCTGGTGCGGATTTAAAAAAATGACTTGTTTCCAGCAGGTGTATGCCATATCTCCTGGCCACCCGAAGACGTTGGTATTGTCTGCTTATCTATAGTACCAAGTCCCCAGCTTCGACATCACTGTCCGCCCCCTTGTCCATTTCTAAATCTTCCTGCAGTATCCTTACGGCCGCGTCTATATCCTTTGCTGCCCTAAACACCCCAGCAAGAAGTGGCCTGTTTTTCCCCTTTGGAATGCTTATCCAGCTCTTGATGCACTCGCATGCCTCTACCATATTCGCAGACATACTGCATCTGTCCCACGTGACCTGCCGTCTCGCGCCCGAGAAGATTCGCTCTGCCTCCGTGGACATCGGTGAGATACAGAATACGTCAATGGCCATGCgggagaggagggggaagTTCGCTTGCTGGGTCGGTTCAAGCCACCACTGTAAGGCCGTTTGTTGCCCAATTCCGGCCTGTGAGCCCTGTGAGAAAGCGTCAACGTCCGTCCATCACACGCTGTAAATTTACTTACATGGATGAAACGATCAAATTCATCCTTCACCTCACTCGCTGTGCTGTATaccttcctcctccagcgatcaaactcatcaagctcttgcCCATTCTCCTGTTGCCTCTCTGGGAGCTGGTAGCTTTTGTGCTCCTGCGACCAAATCTGCCTTACAGCCTTCACTGCATTGCTAACCCAGGCTGGATTTCTCTTCCACTGCTCACTCAGATAGCTCTTTCGGAGTGCTGGGTGGAGGAGAATCCCGGCCACGTACACGGGGGCTTGTTCGGTAAGCTGGTAATACTTCTCGAACTTCAGCCAAGCAACATGGAAGCGCGCGTAGAAGCGCGGGTTGCTGAAAGCCCGACTTTGAGTCTGTGTgaagtgatgatggaggaaatCCATGTGGGACAGAACTTCATCCAGTGTATTCTCTCGGCCTTGGCGTACTGAGATCTGGTGAATACCTGTAAAAAGGCATGGATATCTCTGAGTTCGTTCCAATCGTTGTGGTCCAGTGCGTCTTTCTGTATTTTGGCATGATTTTCTTGGATCCAATCCATGAACTTGGCGCGCCTCTCAATAGCCACATCAATAAGGCGAAACCATGAGTTCCAACGTGTATCATTGTCCCTCGGCAAGGCCCTGCCAATCTTGGCTTTGAAGTCGTTGTGAATGCTGGTAGAACTTCTTGAATATATGCACAAGTTGTGGAGCTTGCCCAGGACACTAAACTCCCGCCACTCCTCGGTAGCCTGTGCTTTCGTAATTttgcctcctccttctttctCGGATTGTCTGCACAGTCGCTCATACGCCTTATCAATTCCCTCTTGTTCATCCTCCTGGatcttctttgccttgcccCGAGAGAGGAATGCTTGAACGATGAGGTTCATAATGTGGCCGCTGCAGCGTAGTCGCCTGGCAACCGGATCTAAAGCCTCAATGCCTTTTGCAATATCGTCAAGCATGGTATCGTTAGCATCGTGATTATCCATCGTAAAGTAGCCAACTTTCTCGCTGAGACCGTACTCTTCGACCACTTCTAGGAAAACCTTGGCTTGCAACTCCCCGCTGTGGCTTCCTTTGAACTCGCGCAGCGACAACAACGCTTGGGCGACTTCTCTTGTATCTGCATCTACAAAATGGGCCACGATTGCCTGGTATGCCGCCTTCTGTTCCGATGAGGTCCACATGTCAATAGTGAAGTGAACCATGGATGAGAGACAATTACGAAGCTTCCCAACGAGACCTTGTTTATGTAGAGCGAAAGTGTTTTCGAGAAGCTTCGGGACCGCTCTGCGGCTGCGTAAGAGGACGTCCCGGGCCATGTAGTTGCAGGAGAGTATAACGGCGTGAAACTCAGGGTATTCGATGAACGAGTGGGCAATGTTGCGAACCGCAAGAAGCCTAGCAAGTGCTTCCTCGAATGCAGGAATGTTAATACCATTTACCAGGTACTTTTCTTCGTCAAGATTTCGATTGGCTTGGCGCTCCTCCTGCCTTCCAAACATATCTGTAATGGTGCcatgttgctgcttcttcagaTCTGACCCTTCTACCCGCTCTACAACCCGGATGCCATGAAAGTCCCGTAGGTGCTTGCGGGCTCGGCTCAGGTTGGTTGTTACCGAGTTCGGCTTTTTGGCCGAGTCGCAGTGCTTGCAGTACCAAATTTCATGGTATGAGTTATCCCGGgttttctctcctctctcctcGTCAGGATCACGCGCCTCGTCCCAAGTCCTTTTGTTCGTGCGGCCCTTAACTTTAGCGCGCTTGCCAGCTCTGTCAGAGGGAGAGCGATCCAACGTGCGCTTCAAGGGGACTGGTGAATCAGGCGTAGCAGGTGCCAGGAGCTTGTCAGAAGGCGCCGATAGTAAGGGATTGGGCGAAGCTGATGACATAATTGCGGTTGGCAAGTTATCAACTGCGCCGAAGGCATTTTGTTTGCCAATTTCCTTGTTTATGTACCTAGATACATGAGACGAATTGGCGACATATGAAACCATATGAAACTGActgaaacatatgaaactCGGAGTGttacagtttcatatgaacCCGGGTCCAGGGGctgtttcagtttcatatgaaactgtatgAAACTACACGCGTGGCTATCCAGCACTGCTTGATATGACTGAGGCATCAAGACGTTGTTTAGGCAACACTTGCAAGTGGTGAGTCATTGCCTAGTGGCACGGACGTGCCACTAGGTATATATGTATGAGAGAGCTGTCATCCAGAATTGAATaagaagaggaaaaaagttcaatcgcaacacTCCTTACCTCCCTCGAACAGCGACAGTGGGGACGATAATGAAGATACCACGCCAATACGTCAGTCGGGCTCATATGTCCAGCTGACTACAGCTGTCAAGAAGGCTCCTTTTGAGGAAGCTCTCATTGCCTTTTTTGTAGTCTGTCAGATAGCACTTAGACTCGTCGCGGATGAACTATTTGTCAACTTTCTTCGAATAGTATATCCATCGATCGACAAGTTGCTACCGGGCTGTGGGAATACATTACGAGCCCTGGTTATGGAGGCGTTCAACAA
This genomic window contains:
- a CDS encoding fungal transcriptional regulatory protein (similar to Cordyceps militaris CM01 XP_006673517.1); translation: MEAVDEFPDLMASIATDIDRYVRGTLAMSTELVQTKRDLGRTKLAETVAKRRRAMKNKSLQTGGVLTVAEGRRMVQRRVDADLAAARQRVQAAEQRARNGYKRWFEATAKEALNCRRQKMKCRMETGNTCRRCQRAGLPCIFVPRANASALMVPASLPLRELQSLDVTRDLLQRVKAIEDHLGLSSIPKQINQEPKVGEIVEPWYDDEPLDKLWEASAVLERCVPGPRDGPHWRRSNIRHLWKTFHDKMPGLHFLPSKQKFSSPGPILLAAMLYCSSVRGAPEHAAIAPGYFTILCCAISQLSIPCSEIGLPLTSLEGAEEYAFQVVLGLVLAGLLNEGNIREMGIWISIAYRLLLEHCPPQVDERHCDWRRLFNGVQIVDLEVASLHLSSPVIPIEPPLAVLQVSHRDQLYRLSRMMHTGLSHFSGRGLPTIWSCFSGDVTDTNSSPDPFSPVDAAVIRDWARNLDDWLVKFTKTGDDLDSQRKTVFRQYILHRLVVLSIYHPAKSCNLRSSSISLNEQHELLVSARATLKLHYNDKSIWSNWDLVIISWAALIVIHGIEAGVGESDDLRNIWVHLDILQDTNEPIPNLRTKLAAILEQNIQRLHTLSPSVTNHMLMQPLNSGMNLDYSWQIFDQAIMSEVMDPFWLRTAEIQPNIQ
- a CDS encoding transposase-like protein (similar to Beauveria bassiana ARSEF 2860 XP_008602855.1), translating into MVSYVANSSHVSRYINKEIGKQNAFGAVDNLPTAIMSSASPNPLLSAPSDKLLAPATPDSPVPLKRTLDRSPSDRAGKRAKVKGRTNKRTWDEARDPDEERGEKTRDNSYHEIWYCKHCDSAKKPNSVTTNLSRARKHLRDFHGIRVVERVEGSDLKKQQHGTITDMFGRQEERQANRNLDEEKYLVNGINIPAFEEALARLLAVRNIAHSFIEYPEFHAVILSCNYMARDVLLRSRRAVPKLLENTFALHKQGLVGKLRNCLSSMVHFTIDMWTSSEQKAAYQAIVAHFVDADTREVAQALLSLREFKGSHSGELQAKVFLEVVEEYGLSEKVGYFTMDNHDANDTMLDDIAKGIEALDPVARRLRCSGHIMNLIVQAFLSRGKAKKIQEDEQEGIDKAYERLCRQSEKEGGGKITKAQATEEWREFSVLGKLHNLCIYSRSSTSIHNDFKAKIGRALPRDNDTRWNSWFRLIDVAIERRAKFMDWIQENHAKIQKDALDHNDWNELRDIHAFLQVFTRSQYAKAERIHWMKFCPTWISSIITSHRLKVGLSATRKYYQLTEQAPVYVAGILLHPALRKSYLSEQWKRNPAWVSNAVKAVRQIWSQEHKSYQLPERQQENGQELDEFDRWRRKVYSTASEVKDEFDRFIHVSKFTACDGRTLTLSHRAHRPELGNKRPYSGGLNRPSKRTSPSSPAERIFSGARRQVTWDRCSMSANMVEACECIKSWISIPKGKNRPLLAGVFRAAKDIDAAVRILQEDLEMDKGADSDVEAGDLVL